The following nucleotide sequence is from Nitratidesulfovibrio termitidis HI1.
CGGGCGCATCGCCGCCGCCCACGCCGGTCCCTTTTCCGCCGCCTTTCTGCGCTTTGCCATGGCCACCGGGTTGCTGTTCTGGTACGTGCGCCGCCGCGAAGGCGCACTGCCGCGCCTGACCTCGCTCGGCATGCACGGCTGGACCGGGGTGCTGCTGCTGGGGGCCACCGGCGTATTCGCCTACAACGCCCTGTTCTTCACCGGACTTGCCACCGTACCCGCCAGCCGGGCTGCGGTGATCGTCACCAACAACCCCATCGCCATCGCCGTGGGCGCGGCGCTGTTCCTGGGCGAGCCGCTGTCGCGCCGCAAGCTGGCGGGCATCCTGCTGTCCGTGAGCGGCGCGGTCATCGCCATCACCCGGGGCAACCCGCTGACGCTGTTCTCGTCGGCCCTGTCGTGGGGCGACGTGGCTCTGCTGGGCTGCCTGGCCAGTTGGGCCGCGTATTCGCTGCTGGGCAAGGTGGTCATGCGCGCGCTGTCGCCGCTGGCGGCGGTGACCTGGTCATGCGCGGTGGGCACGGTGATGCTGCTGCCCTTCGCACTGCACGAGGGGCTGTGGACGGCGCTG
It contains:
- a CDS encoding DMT family transporter: MLLYAKLMLATVFWGGTFVAGRIAAAHAGPFSAAFLRFAMATGLLFWYVRRREGALPRLTSLGMHGWTGVLLLGATGVFAYNALFFTGLATVPASRAAVIVTNNPIAIAVGAALFLGEPLSRRKLAGILLSVSGAVIAITRGNPLTLFSSALSWGDVALLGCLASWAAYSLLGKVVMRALSPLAAVTWSCAVGTVMLLPFALHEGLWTALPEYPTSMWVAAAYLGVFGTVLGFTWFYEAVKEIGAGRAGVFINFVPLTAIVCAWAMLGEALPASLLLGAALVTCGVFITNRA